Below is a window of Synergistota bacterium DNA.
GGCTTCGCAAAGCAAAATCCCGGGCTTCTTGGATAATCTTCTTGGTTTCTTCATGCATCCTTTCCTTTTCCTTTTCATCCAATAACCCTTTATCCAGCAGATACTTTTCAAAGCATTTCACCGGATCTTTCTTTTTCCATTGCTCGACTTCTTCCTTTGTGCGGTAGACCATAGGATCACCTACCATATGGCCTTCCCAACGGTAAGAATTGGCTACCACGAGGGTGGGGCCTTCCCCTTTTCTGGCGCGTTGAGCTGCTTGGCTAACAACTTCATAAACAGCCAAAACATCATTACCATCCACCGAAATGCCAGGGAAACCATAGGCTAAAGCTCGCTGTGATAGGTCGCTTATAGCAAAGGCATAATCTACCCTTGTAGATAAAGCGTAAAGGTTGTTCTCACAGAGAAAAACGATGGGCAATTTCCATATAGCCGCGAGGTTCGCTGCTTCATGAAAAGAACCTTGATTTAGGGCTCCATCTCCGAAGAAGCAGAGCACTATTTGTCCTGTGTTCAAATACTGGCTAGCCAAGGCAGCTCCCACTGCAATAGGAATGCCTCCCCCCACTACGCCGTTGGCTCCTAACATACCCTTAGAGAAATCAGCTATATGCATGGAACCCCCTTTGCCCTTGCAATAACCGGTAACCCTACCCAAAACCTCTGCCATCATCTTTT
It encodes the following:
- a CDS encoding thiamine pyrophosphate-dependent dehydrogenase E1 component subunit alpha, which translates into the protein MEVMKLFYEGHIRGSTHVYLGQEATAVGACAALEEKDLITSTHRGHGHCIAKGGDPKKMMAEVLGRVTGYCKGKGGSMHIADFSKGMLGANGVVGGGIPIAVGAALASQYLNTGQIVLCFFGDGALNQGSFHEAANLAAIWKLPIVFLCENNLYALSTRVDYAFAISDLSQRALAYGFPGISVDGNDVLAVYEVVSQAAQRARKGEGPTLVVANSYRWEGHMVGDPMVYRTKEEVEQWKKKDPVKCFEKYLLDKGLLDEKEKERMHEETKKIIQEARDFALRSPEPPLEALYEDLYV